The window TCGGCACCCGCGGCTTCATCGACGGCTGGGATCCGGCAACGGGCAAGCATTTGTGGCGCACCCATTCGATCCCCTCACCCGACGAGCCCGGCGGCGACACCTGGAAGGGCGATACCTGGAAGCTCGGCGGTGGCTCGACCTGGATTACGGGTTCCTATGATCCCGAGCTGAACACGGTCTATTGGGGTATCGGCAATCCCGGACCGTTCAACTCGGCGGTTCGCCCGGGCGACAATCTCTACACCTGCTCCGTGCTGGCGATGGATCCCAAGACCGGCAAGATCAAGTGGCACTACCAGTTCTCGCCGAACAATCCGTTCGACTATGACAGCGTGGCCGAGATGGTCCTCGCCGACATGAACGTCGAGGGCAAGCCGACCAAGGTGTTGATGGACGCCAACCGCAACGGTTTCTTCTACGTGCTCGACCGCACCAATGGAAAGCTGCTCGCGGCCAATCCTTACGTGAAGGTCAACTGGGCGACCGGAATCGACATGAAGACCGGACGTCCCATCGAGACCGACGTCTCGAAGGATGCGCGTGAGGGCAAGAAGGTGACCGTCTATCCGTCGATCCTCGGCGGCAAGAACTGGGAGCCGATGTCGTTCAATCCGCAGACCGGCCTCGCCTACGCCAATACGCTCGCCTTCGGCGGCAGGTACAAGACCGAACCGGCCACCTTCAAGCAGGGGGAATGGTATCTCGGCATGGACCTCACCGATCTCTGGGAATGGGGTGATGGCCCGCGCGGTCATCTGAAGGCGATCGATCCCATGACCGGCAAGGCGAAGTGGGAAGCACCAAGCGACATCCCGCGCTTCTCCGGCGTGTTGTCGACCGCGGGCGGCGTCGTGTTCTCGGGCGCGCTGACCGGCGAGTTCGAGGCCTTCGATGCCGACACCGGCAAGAAGCTCTGGCAGTTCCAGACCGGCTCGGGCATCGAGGGACAACCGGTGACCTGGCAGCAGGACGGCGTGCAGTATGTCGCCGTGACGAGCGGCTATGGCGGCGTCTACTCGCTGTTCTCCGGCGACGAGCGGCTGGCCAAAGTCCCGCCCGGTGGCTCGCTTTGGGTTTTTGCGGTCAAGCAATAACCACGGCACGATGCTGAGAAAGCTATCTCACAAGACGGTGGCGATCCTCGCCACCGTCGCGGTGCTGGCGGTCGCGCTTGCGGCGACCGTTCGTGCCGCGGATGATTCAAGCGGCAATCCCGTGCAGGCACAGATCGACCACGGCAAGTCGACCTACGCGGAGAAATGCTCGCACTGCCACGGCCCCAACATGATGAACCCCGGCACCATCACGCCGGACCTGCGCGCCTTCCCCGACGACAAGACGCGCTTCGTCACCACGGTGAAGAACGGCAAGAACAACAGGATGCCGCCCTGGGCCGATATTCTCAGCGACGAGGAGATCGGGAATCTCTGGGCCTTCATCTCGAGCCGGAGAAAACCATGAGGCGTTGGCTGGCTGCGTGGAGCATTGCCGCGATCCTGGCGGCGGCGGTCACGGCTGCGCGCGCGGCGGACGATCCGCTCAAGATTTGTCTCGACGAGGACAGGCCGCCGTTCTCGGTGCATCACAAGGGCAAGCCGGGCTCGGGTTTCGACGTGCTGCTGGCGCAAGCGATCGCCGATCGGCTCGGAAGGCCGCTGACGGTCCAGTGGTTCGAGAGCAAGCTGGACGAGGATTCGAGCCCGCAGCTCGAGGCCAATGCGCTGCTGTCCGACGGGCGCTGCTCGCTCGTTGGCGGCTACGCGCTGACGACGGACTCTCTCGTCAAGCCCGGCATGAAAACGGCGCGCCTGCCGGATTTTGCCGGCGCTACGCGCGACGACCGGCGCCGCCGCGTCGCGCTCGGCGTGCTCGCGCCGAGCCAGCCCTATGTCTACTCGCCGATGACGGTCGTGCTCGGACCGAAGGCGCGGGGTCGCAAGATCGGCGATATCGGCGATCTCGCCGGCCTGCGCCTCGTCATCGAGAGCGGCTCGCTCGGCGATGCGATCCTCATGACCTTCGACAAGGGGCGCCTGATCGACGACATCACGCATCTTGTCCCCGCCCGCGATGATCTCCTCGGCGCACTTGCCCGTGGCGACCATGACGCGACGCTGATCGACCTCGGCCGCTTCGACGCCTATCGCGCCGCGCACCCTGATACGGCGATCACCGCGTCCGGCTACTACTATCCGATCGGGGCCAACCGCGGCTATGTCGGGCTCGCCAGCGATCCCGCACTGATCGACGCCGTCAACAAGGCGCTGACCGGGCTTGCTGCCGAGGGCAAGATCGCCGAATTCGGCAGGCAGATGGGGCTGAGCTATCTGCCGCCGCGTGAGCCTGCGATCCTCGGCGACGTCTGGATGAAGATCATTCAGCGGTGACGGGAGCGTCCGGCTCCCGGAATGACGGATAAAGTGGTCGGCGATGGGCCCGCTACAACCATGGCTGGCTCGGCGACATTCTGCACCCTATGATGCAGCCGTTTTCATTCGGTCCTTTGGTGACATCGTGAATCCTTTCGCCGCAAGTCTGCGCGATCTCCTCTCGCGCGAAATCAAGACCGGCGAGTTGGTGCGGGCGCTGATCGTCGTCGGCCCGATGGTCGCCGCCTATTTCATCGCGCGCGAGACGGCGCTGCTGAATCTCGGGTTGGTCGCGGTCTCGTTGCTCATTCCCGCACTCAGGCTGCACCTGCCGCCGAAAGTCGTGGCGTGGCATTATCTCGCCATCCTCCTCACCTTTGCCGCGCTGTTCCTCGCGAGCCCGATCAAGCCGCTATTCGCAGTGCTGACGGCGCTCGCCGGATTCCTTGCGGTCGCAGTGACGCGCCACGGCGAACATTTCCGCACGCTCGGGAATTGGGTGTTCATCCCCGCCGTGTATCTTGCCTGCGAGGTGCGGGAGGGCGTGAGCGCCTCGGAAGCCCTGCGCCATGCCGGCATGATCATCGTGTCCTCTCCGATCGCGCTGGCTCTGGTCTGCGCCATCCGGATTTACGACCAGCGACGGTGCGGCGATGCCGCGACCTCGTTCGGAGCGCCCGCGGCCGAATGGTTTGTGCCCGCGGCGGCAACCGCCCTTGCGGTGTTCGCTGCGGCGGCGCTGGTCGAGATCCTCGATCTCGCGCAGGGCCAATGGGTGATGTGGTCGGCCGCAAGCGTCGTGGTCGGCGATTTCGCCGCTTCGATCGGCAAGCTGAAGCAGCGGGCGATCGGCGCCGTCGCCGGCGTGCCGCTCGGTTTCCTCGCCGGCATGGTGCTGCCGCAAAGCCGGGTCGGCTATGCGCTCGCGGTTCTCGCGGCCACCCTCACGCTGATCTCGTTCTCCCGCTACATCATCGGCTTCGGCCTGCGCTGCTTCTTCATCGCGCTGGCCGCCTCTTTCGCCGGCAGCGCCAGCGGCATCGCGGAGGAGCGCATCGCCAACGTGCTGATCGGCGGCACCTTTGGCTTGCTTGCGGTAGCCCTGACCGAAATCGTCTGGCTGCGTGTCATGCGAAAAGTGCGATTGTCCGGATGACGCCCGAATAGGCACAGCGCGGCCATTCGAATGCGCCAATCTGTCTCGCCTGGCACCCATGGCAGAG of the Bradyrhizobium sp. WSM1417 genome contains:
- a CDS encoding FUSC family protein, whose amino-acid sequence is MNPFAASLRDLLSREIKTGELVRALIVVGPMVAAYFIARETALLNLGLVAVSLLIPALRLHLPPKVVAWHYLAILLTFAALFLASPIKPLFAVLTALAGFLAVAVTRHGEHFRTLGNWVFIPAVYLACEVREGVSASEALRHAGMIIVSSPIALALVCAIRIYDQRRCGDAATSFGAPAAEWFVPAAATALAVFAAAALVEILDLAQGQWVMWSAASVVVGDFAASIGKLKQRAIGAVAGVPLGFLAGMVLPQSRVGYALAVLAATLTLISFSRYIIGFGLRCFFIALAASFAGSASGIAEERIANVLIGGTFGLLAVALTEIVWLRVMRKVRLSG
- a CDS encoding cytochrome c; the protein is MLRKLSHKTVAILATVAVLAVALAATVRAADDSSGNPVQAQIDHGKSTYAEKCSHCHGPNMMNPGTITPDLRAFPDDKTRFVTTVKNGKNNRMPPWADILSDEEIGNLWAFISSRRKP
- a CDS encoding transporter substrate-binding domain-containing protein, with the translated sequence MRRWLAAWSIAAILAAAVTAARAADDPLKICLDEDRPPFSVHHKGKPGSGFDVLLAQAIADRLGRPLTVQWFESKLDEDSSPQLEANALLSDGRCSLVGGYALTTDSLVKPGMKTARLPDFAGATRDDRRRRVALGVLAPSQPYVYSPMTVVLGPKARGRKIGDIGDLAGLRLVIESGSLGDAILMTFDKGRLIDDITHLVPARDDLLGALARGDHDATLIDLGRFDAYRAAHPDTAITASGYYYPIGANRGYVGLASDPALIDAVNKALTGLAAEGKIAEFGRQMGLSYLPPREPAILGDVWMKIIQR
- a CDS encoding methanol/ethanol family PQQ-dependent dehydrogenase, with the translated sequence MKRFAMAASLVMLASTCANAQTSEQLVKGATDTSNVLNYGMGYNLQRFSTLNQINKDSVKNLVPVWNYSFNDDRSEESQPLVYQGVIYVTSHNATMAVDAKTGKQIWKSKVEYPAETPRIVCCGIINRGAALYEGKVFRTTLDANVIALDAKDGKELWRQKAADIKEGYSMTVAPLVADGVVITGISGAEFGTRGFIDGWDPATGKHLWRTHSIPSPDEPGGDTWKGDTWKLGGGSTWITGSYDPELNTVYWGIGNPGPFNSAVRPGDNLYTCSVLAMDPKTGKIKWHYQFSPNNPFDYDSVAEMVLADMNVEGKPTKVLMDANRNGFFYVLDRTNGKLLAANPYVKVNWATGIDMKTGRPIETDVSKDAREGKKVTVYPSILGGKNWEPMSFNPQTGLAYANTLAFGGRYKTEPATFKQGEWYLGMDLTDLWEWGDGPRGHLKAIDPMTGKAKWEAPSDIPRFSGVLSTAGGVVFSGALTGEFEAFDADTGKKLWQFQTGSGIEGQPVTWQQDGVQYVAVTSGYGGVYSLFSGDERLAKVPPGGSLWVFAVKQ